The nucleotide sequence TGGTGGTGGCGCTGCCGGCGCTGCGCGTGAAGGGCATCTACCTGGGCATCGCGACGCTCTCGTTCGGCTTCATCGTCGAGGAGGTGTTCGCGCGCTGGGAGCGCGTGACCGGCGGCAACGCGGGGCTGCACGTGAAGTCGCCGCAGCTCTTCGGCTGGTCGCTGGGCTCGGGCGACGGCTTCTACTTCCTGTGCCTGGCGGTGGCGGTGCTCAGCACGCTGGGCATCCTGAACCTGCTGCGCTCGCCGACCGGCCGCGCCTTCGTGGCGATCCGCGACTCGGAGATCTCGGCGCAGAGCATGGGCATCCACCTCGCGCGCTACAAGACGATGTCGTTCGCGATCTCGGCCGCGCTCGCGGGGCTCGGCGGCGCGCTCTACGCGCACAAGCTGAGCTTCATCTCGCCCGACCAGTTCAACATCCTGCAGTCGATCGACCTGCTGCTGATGGTGGTGATCGGCGGACTCGGCTCGGTGCACGGCGCCTTCCTCGGCGCGATCTTCCTGATCGCGATGCCGCAGCTGATCTCGATGGGCAAGGACTGGCTGCCCGCGGTGGTCGGCCAGGCGCCGGGCCTGCAGGGCTTCGTCTACGGCGTGGTGCTGATCGTGTTCGTGCTGTTCGAGCCGCTGGGGCTGTACGGGCGCTGGCTCAAGGTGCGCACCTACCTGCAGCTGTTTCCGTTCTACCGCAAGGGCCTGTTCAAGCGGCAGAAGTCCTTCACCAAGTCGGATCGCCTGAGATGAGCGGCGGCGACATCCTTCTCTCGGCCCGGGACCTGAGCGTGCGCTTCGGCGGCGTGCTCGCGGTCAACAAGGTCAGCTTCGACGTGCGGCGCGGCGAGGTGTTCACGCTGATCGGGCCGAACGGCGCGGGCAAGACCACGGTGTTCAACCTGATCAGCCGCATCTACACGCCGACCTCGGGCCAGATCACCTGGCATGGCGAGGCCGGCGGCGCGGTGGCGCTGACCAGCCAGGCGCCGCACGCGATCGCGGCGCTCGGCATCGCGCGCACCTTCCAGAACATCGAACTGTTCGAGCATGCGACGGTGCTGCACAACCTGCTGATCGGTCGCCACACGCACCGGCGCAGCGGCTTCTGGCGCGAGCTGTTCTTCACGCCGGCCACGCGGCGCGCCGAGATCGAGGCGCGCGAGAAGGTCGAGCAGGTGATCGAGCTGCTCGACCTGCAGCACCACCGCGACGCGATGGTGGCGGGCCTGCCCTACGGCGTGCGCAAGGTGGTGGAGCTGGCGCGCGCGCTGTGCACCGAACCCAAGCTGCTGCTGCTCGACGAACCCTCGTCGGGCCTCAACGTGGAGGAGACGGCCGACATGGCGTTCTGGATCCAGGACATCCAGCACGAGCTCGGCGTATCGGTGCTGATGGTGGAGCACGACATGTCGCTGGTGTCGAAGGTGTCGGACCGCGTGCTCGCGATGAACCAGGGCGAGGTGCTGGCCACGGGCTCGCCGCGCGAGGTGCAGGCCGATGCGCGCGTGGTGGAGGCCTACCTCGGCACGGTCGACGACGTGAGCAGCCTGCGGAGGGTTCGAGCATGAGCGACGTGGTGCTTCAGTTGCTCAACGTCGAGAGCGCCTATGGCCCGATCAAGGCCATCCGCGGCGTGAGCCTCCAGGTGCGCCAGGGCGAGATCGCGACCGTGCTGGGCTCCAACGGCGCCGGCAAGACCACCATCCTCAAGACCATCTCGGGGATCATCGATCCGCGCAAGGGCAGCATCGAGTTCCAGGGCCGCGACATCACGGCCAAGGACCCGGCCCACATCGTGCAGCAGGGCCTGAGCCACGTGCCCGAGGGCCGCGAGGTGTTCCCGCTGCTGTCGGTGCGCGACAACCTGCTGATGGGCGCCTACACGCGCCAGGACCGCGACGGCGTGGCGCGCGACATCGAGACCGTGTTCGGCTACTTCCCGATCCTGCGCGAGCGCGCCACGCAGGACGCCGGCCTGCTCTCGGGCGGCCAGCAGCAGATGCTCGCGATCTCGCGCGCCATCATGGCCGCGCCGCAGCTGATCCTGCTCGACGAGCCCAGCCTCGGCCTGAGCCCCAAGCTCACCAAGGAGATCTTCGAGATCGTGGTGCGCATCAACCGCGAGCGCGGCACCACCATCCTGCTGGTGGAGCAGAACGCCAACATGGCGCTCAACGCGGCCGACCACGGCTACGTGCTCGAGAACGGCCGCATCGTGATGGAGGACAGCTGCGAGCGGCTGCGCGAGAAGGAGGACATCAAGGAGTTCTACCTCGGCGTGAAGGACGAGGGCGTGCGCGGCGAGCGGCGCTGGAAGAAAA is from Variovorax paradoxus and encodes:
- a CDS encoding ABC transporter ATP-binding protein, which codes for MSGGDILLSARDLSVRFGGVLAVNKVSFDVRRGEVFTLIGPNGAGKTTVFNLISRIYTPTSGQITWHGEAGGAVALTSQAPHAIAALGIARTFQNIELFEHATVLHNLLIGRHTHRRSGFWRELFFTPATRRAEIEAREKVEQVIELLDLQHHRDAMVAGLPYGVRKVVELARALCTEPKLLLLDEPSSGLNVEETADMAFWIQDIQHELGVSVLMVEHDMSLVSKVSDRVLAMNQGEVLATGSPREVQADARVVEAYLGTVDDVSSLRRVRA
- a CDS encoding branched-chain amino acid ABC transporter permease, coding for MRYIFKTSYDQDIRLAKHGGQVFWCGLLCAFLLAAPWIIDEYWLAQLTFVLIYGIVGLGLMLLAGFTGQFSIGHAAFLGTGAYTQGVLTNLGVPFPLALVAAAALSAGVGVVVALPALRVKGIYLGIATLSFGFIVEEVFARWERVTGGNAGLHVKSPQLFGWSLGSGDGFYFLCLAVAVLSTLGILNLLRSPTGRAFVAIRDSEISAQSMGIHLARYKTMSFAISAALAGLGGALYAHKLSFISPDQFNILQSIDLLLMVVIGGLGSVHGAFLGAIFLIAMPQLISMGKDWLPAVVGQAPGLQGFVYGVVLIVFVLFEPLGLYGRWLKVRTYLQLFPFYRKGLFKRQKSFTKSDRLR
- a CDS encoding ABC transporter ATP-binding protein; this translates as MSDVVLQLLNVESAYGPIKAIRGVSLQVRQGEIATVLGSNGAGKTTILKTISGIIDPRKGSIEFQGRDITAKDPAHIVQQGLSHVPEGREVFPLLSVRDNLLMGAYTRQDRDGVARDIETVFGYFPILRERATQDAGLLSGGQQQMLAISRAIMAAPQLILLDEPSLGLSPKLTKEIFEIVVRINRERGTTILLVEQNANMALNAADHGYVLENGRIVMEDSCERLREKEDIKEFYLGVKDEGVRGERRWKKKKTWR